The Augochlora pura isolate Apur16 chromosome 4, APUR_v2.2.1, whole genome shotgun sequence genome segment AAAACGATCGAGCGATCCAGCCCACGCCGATGTATCGCGATTTATCCGCGGTGCGTACCGCTGTCTTCGAGTCGATCGCATAAATTGCGTTCGCGTCGATCCTGTTCAAAGAAATCAATTAGCATCGCGACGAGCCTAAGTCGAGCAGCTAAACGCTGGACGACCCGAACGCGAAgcatcgcgcgcggcgtgggcccgagatcgatcgatcgccgcgagCCGTCGACGCGCTGATCCCGCGTGCTTAATTTAACGGCCGGTAATGATACACAGGGTCAGAAGGTGTACTTCCATCGGATAATAGTGGAGGAACCGGCGGACACCAGCAAGCACACGTTCACCGTGAAGTGTGTCATCACCGAGGTCCTGGTGAAGCCTGGGATCTCGATCGCGTCGAATCACACGACGGTGCGGCGCAGCGTGTTCCCCGCCGGCTTTCAGGAACCCGAGTAAGTTCagtttcgccgcgcgcgcgctctctgctccgctcggctcgctcTCTCGGCTTGGTAACAGCGCGCcgggctctctctcgcgaGCGAGATCGGCACGCGAGCAAACGGGGCGAGCgtggcgcgtcgcggcgcggcgaggatCCCGGCGACCAGCACCGAGAAACACCTgttgcgccgcgcggcgcggcgcggcacggcgatTGCACGCGAGTTGCGTTCGTTTTCGCGTCAAGGACGAGCTCGTTTAATAGATTCGGATAGACAAGAAACGGCTGGTGCGAGCGTGAACAGTTAAGATCTTCTCTATCGCGCGCGAATCCGAGGATTCCTTTCAGCCAACTGTGACTCGGGAACGAGCGAGTTGCCTTGAATTTTCTGGGTCGGCTAGATCGCGTTTTCCAGCGAACCTATATTCAGGGATCGGAGCAcgatgtacagggtgtcccgggtCTTAATGTTCAACCAGGTTTACCACAAAATTGCTTCAAAAATCGTAAACGATCTCAAGTACCGATCGCATAAAATCGATGCAAATTGCAGAGCATTTATGGATGCagattatttaatcgtttgcCTCGCGAAACGACTGAAAGGTTCTCGAAGATAAGCCTTTAGCTAGACCAGAGGTAGACGGGATCCCGAGGGGCACAGCCTTGAAATCGAGAGCAACGCAGGTGCGCGGCGCAGGGGCGCTCGTCGCCCATGGCTGCGCTAGGCAGGCGGCTCCGGCTCGATCCGCGAAATAGTTTCATGGCGCGGCTTTTTTGCTCCGGCGatcggccggcgcggcggcgatcACCTTGATTCATGATGCGGCGATCCATTTATTTGTCGAGCGTTATACGGCGGTGGAGCAGGTGCTGGAAAACctgaaatgtaattttagcCCGGATCGCGTCGCGTTACCGAGTCCTTCGGCCTTTTCTACCGCGGCCGTTCGATCCGAGGCTCGAGTCATCCAGGAGGTTCCCTCGacgaagccgcgcgcgcgcgcgcgcacacagaGGTGACGTGTCTTTTTGCTCGTCCCTCCTCGGACGGATCGTAATTCCGAGTAATATTCGGTGGATGCCGAGCAGATGACGCGTGTACCAGCGTTGAATCGGTCCTCCGTCGCCGGCTGATCGATGGGCACTCGGCGGACACGCGCGTCCCACGCAGGATCATAATCCTAGCTGTACCCGGCCGTCGGGAAAAATCGGCTCCAACGACACGGCGATCCGGCGAAACCCTTGAACTCTTCGTCGCTAGGGAACGCTGCCAAATTGTGATTTACGAACGACACCGGACGGGTATTTGCATACCGGCCGGCCGCGGACAGCTGCCGGGGAAACTcgtaatgtaattttaactCGGCAGAACGAGTGGACGGCTGTCAGCCGCGTGGATCTCTCTTCCTGCTTCCCGTCGACGAAACTCTGCCTCGTCCTGGCGACATTCTTCCAGCGCGAGGACACGCTCCGCGTGGCTCGCGAGTCCGCGAGcaagagaaacggagagagagagagagagagagagagaattttttcaacGTTCCTGTTCCGCGGTTAAGCTAATTTATTGGCACTAATCGATCGTAGCTCGGCGATCGCTGTTTCCACGTGGATTCCACCGGAGCGTCGGTGTCGCCtgtctcgctccctctctctcctccccggCGCACCAGGAAGCCGTAAAATCTTTATTGTTGAATTATCACGCGGTATCTCCGGCGGAGGCCGATCACCGGGGTCGCGTGCCACGCACCGCGAGAAAATTCTCTCCCGATCTTGATAACTGTTTCTGCTTCCACGAACTCCGCGGAATCGCATGCTCGTCCCCCCCTTGTGATTAGGGATCGACGCGCGCAACGGGCCAGGGCGATAGATCCTCCGGAAAATTCTTCGCCGCGATCCGCTCGATCCGTGGCGTCGGCCAGGCGGAGACCGTTCGAGCAATCGTCGACGATGCTTTCGACCGGCTCGTTCTCCTATTTTTTTTCACCCGGCTGGCTGTCCACCGCGGGTCCCGGTGAGTACCGTACTCGCGAGCCGATGCCGTTCGATCGCGGCCGAAACGGCGGCGGATGATTCTGCAAAAGAAGAAACGCAATTTAGGTTGACGAGGACTCGATGACTCTGGGAAACCACCCTGACCCCGCGGTTCGTTTCCCGGTGGTTTTTGCGGCCGGTAAATAGGTTAATTTTCTCCTAACTGTTCCGACGGAAACATGTAGATCATGGTCCCGCGGTGCCGTTGCTTTTTGCCGACGCCAGCTGCCCGGTGGAATCCGCGGCCGCGGAACGCGCAATTGCGAGCGGAAATTGAATCTGTTGTCGTTTGTTTCTGGGAACGCAGCATGGTCGAGATCAGGGACGAGATCTCCGAGTCCGCTCCCATGCCGATCCTCGGGGTGGGAGTTCGGCAAGGCGGCACTCTGGTCACCGGCGAGCTGAACGTCAGTCCCGGCACGCCTCTGCAGATGGAGATCTATCTGGACAAGCACTCGGCGCCCGTTTACGGGCTCCTGGTCAGCTACATGCTGGTCACCGACACTAAATCGCAGGAGGAAACGATCATCATCAACGGGTAATTATCGGATCGCGTAAAAATTACCTTCGTACGGTCGCTTCACGAGATTTCTGTTGTCGCCAGCTGTTCCGTGGACCCGTACCTGTTCGAAAACTTCAACACGGTGGACGGTGACTTCCTGACAGCGAAATTCCGAGCCTTCAAGTTCCCGGAAAGCACTTACGTGCAGTTCCGCGGGACCGTGAACGTCTGCCTGGACAAGTGCCAAGGGGTAAGTCGGCGGGCAAATCCGCGGGTCGACGTCGTCGGGACTTAATTAACTGGTTCGACGACCGTAGATCGAGTGCATCAACGGCCAGGTGGGTTTCGGCCGGAAGAGAAGAGCCATAGAAGCCTCGAGCAACGACAACAACAAGATCTTCGAGGTGACCATGTCCACGTTCATCAAGGTGGACTTCGAGGAGGATGCCATTGTCGACAAAGGTAGGCACTTTAGCCAATTGTAACGTCTTGATTCGATGCTGACTACTGTCTTGTTCGCAGCTCTGTCGGAGCTGTACATCAGGAAGGGCAAGAACCGAACGAAAGCCCGCGCGGTGATCGCCGAGGAGGTCAGAGAGCAGGCCGCGCCGACCACGATCAGGACGGAGGAGCGCGCGTTCATAGCGCAAGAGGTGAACGAGCAGTTCGAGTATAAGGTCACCAAGACGGAGGCCAGCGGCTCGTCGTGTCGAACGATAGCCCTGGGTCTAGTCGTCGCCCTTCTGTCCCTCTGCAAGCTGTTGTAAAGCTCGGAAGGAACGACTTCAGGGACGACGAACGATCGCTGATTGTAAATAGAGAGCGAACCTTACCCGGTTCGGGCGAATCGTCGAGGAAACGGACCGGCGATCCAGCCGGACTTTTAGCATAATTCTTTTCCTTCATACGTAGAACGGTGTCTCGATTGGAGATCGACTCCTCGCGGGAGTCAACTGTACGACGAACGATCGCGATGCTTTGATTCTGGGTTCGAGAGGAACGTGCTCAAGGTATTTCTCCGCTCTGCGACCGTCGGATTTTCGTTCACCACGCCCTTCCCCCTTATCCCCCCCGATTCTCGTCTTCCTTCCCGTGGGACTATTCCTCTCAGGTGTACGCGACCGAACGACCCATTGACAATAGCGGCggccgcgagccgcgacgcCGGCAAGAAAATCGGCCTTTGCGAGCGGAGAATGCCGACGACCTAGTCGCGCGACCAGCTGTAACATCGCGGCGCGTCTTCGAGCTAACGTAGGCAATCACAGAGGTACTTAATCGTTGCTACAATATCCGAGCGTAACTATAACGGAACGCCGCTAGTGTAAAATAGCTATTAACGAAGAGGGGGCCGGACGAACACGTCGTATCCGAGCTCACCTGTTGTTCCTTGCTCCGTGCCGGGGCGAGGAGCAAAGAAGAAGGCTAATGAAAACGCGCGTCGAAACATACAAAAATACGCATATACTTGGATTTCTTTAACACTCATGTATACATGACGACCccgtataaaaaatatatatatgtacttcTTTCGCTTATAACTATATATTGAGCTGACGACCGATAGTGATCGGTTTCGCGTTTGACGATCTACATCCGGAATATCCCGAACTTGGTGTCGGGAATGGGAGCGTTCAATGCTGCCGACAAGCTGAGACCCAGGACCAGTCTGGTGTCCACAGGATCGATCACACCGTCGTCCcataatctaaaaatatcaGTACATAATTATACGTCCTCGAACAGTTCTATACATGCATGTCCGAAAGTCACCTGGCGCTCGAGTAGTACGGACTGCTCTCCCGCTCGAACGTATTTATGATTGGCCTTTTaatcttctcttcttcttccgcgGTCAGCTGTTGAATTCACGCCATGCTTTAGATCGATTTCAGCCTCGTGGCTCGCTAGATCCTTACctcttttccttctctttgCCGCTGCTGCTTCGTGATCTGAGCTATCACCCCGGCAGCCTGTTCCCCACCCATCACGCAGATCTTAGCGTTTGGCCACATGTAGAGGAACCTCGGCGAGCTTGATCGACCACACATTCCTgccaaaaatgatttcatattaacccttttcccTCGAGTGGGaaggcaaagggttaataagcaGACAGAACGTTATAGAAAACGATCTCACCGTAGTACCCTGCACCATACGCTCCCCCAACCAACACCGTGATCTTTGGCACTTGGGCGCACGCGACAGCGGTTACCATTTTCGCTCCGTTCTTCGCAATACCTCCAGCCTCGGCCTCCTTGCCCACCATGAACCctacagttttataaattagtcTTAGATCAATCAGTCGACgaattctttaatataatGCTTATCTGCTGACCTGTGATGTTCTGCAGGAAAATAAGAGGAATCTTCCTCTGGGCGCAAAGCTGCACGAAATGCGCGCCCTTGAGAGCACTCTCGGAAAACAGCACTCCGTTATTCGCCACAATTCCTACAGGGTAGCCATAGATCCTGGCAAATCCCGTGACAAGCGTCTCTCCGTACTGCGCCTTGAATTCGCGGAACTTTGACCCGTCCACGATCCTAGCGATCACTTCTTTTATATCGAACGGTTTCTTCAAATCGGTGCCAACGATGCCATACATCTCGTCGACCGCGTGAACAGGGACATCAATCTTTTTGCTTACGTTCACATGCATCGGTATTTGTCGGTTCAAATCACCGACAATCTGCCGGGTGAGATAAAGAGCGTGTTGATCGTCTATCGCGTAGTGGTCTATCACGCCCGATTTCCTGAGCACAGATAATAAACTTAGAAGACAAAGGAATGAAACTAGGAAAGTTGCTAATTGttgcatttttgtttaaaagctgagggacaattttagaaaatttgctTTACCGGCAATGGACTAATGCGCCGCCAAGATCCTCCGCGGTGACGTCTTCGCCCGTGGCAGCTTTGACCAAAGGTGGCCCTGCTAAGAAGACGGTTCCCTGATTGGCCACGATTATGTTCTCGTCGGCCATCGAGGGCACGTACGCGCCGCCTGTGAATTATAGCAACAGTGATAGAGCATTGAACAAGACATGACCGCAGTTCAAGTTCTACGGTCTTTGATCGCTTTGTCCAAAACTATACCTGCGGTGCAGCTGCCCATGACAACAGCGATCTGCGCGATCCCTTTCGCGCTCATGGTCGCCTGATTGTAAAA includes the following:
- the Qsm gene encoding zona pelucida superfamily protein qsm: MEPGSYRRPLPLLLLLCWICVLGAARANVQSKVRCSEQWMEVDIVRSSPRASIYLQQLKDFPDEACKPRLSNGVATFRLSLSEEDIQRCGITKVVNKVTGQKVYFHRIIVEEPADTSKHTFTVKCVITEVLVKPGISIASNHTTVRRSVFPAGFQEPDMVEIRDEISESAPMPILGVGVRQGGTLVTGELNVSPGTPLQMEIYLDKHSAPVYGLLVSYMLVTDTKSQEETIIINGCSVDPYLFENFNTVDGDFLTAKFRAFKFPESTYVQFRGTVNVCLDKCQGIECINGQVGFGRKRRAIEASSNDNNKIFEVTMSTFIKVDFEEDAIVDKALSELYIRKGKNRTKARAVIAEEVREQAAPTTIRTEERAFIAQEVNEQFEYKVTKTEASGSSCRTIALGLVVALLSLCKLL
- the Mccc2 gene encoding methylcrotonyl-CoA carboxylase subunit 2 — translated: MLRKSGLLSRQLRLLTRTFHDDAAVVIGTTQNHSSKEYQEKYIQMESLVKQLKQKVEKIVEGGGEKARERHRKSGKLLPRERIDTLLDKTSPFLEFSQLAGYELYEKEEVPAGGIITGIGRVSGNECVIIANDPTVKGGTYYPITVKKQLRAQEIADENNLPCIYLVDSGGANLPRQAGVFPDKWHFGRSFYNQATMSAKGIAQIAVVMGSCTAGGAYVPSMADENIIVANQGTVFLAGPPLVKAATGEDVTAEDLGGALVHCRKSGVIDHYAIDDQHALYLTRQIVGDLNRQIPMHVNVSKKIDVPVHAVDEMYGIVGTDLKKPFDIKEVIARIVDGSKFREFKAQYGETLVTGFARIYGYPVGIVANNGVLFSESALKGAHFVQLCAQRKIPLIFLQNITGFMVGKEAEAGGIAKNGAKMVTAVACAQVPKITVLVGGAYGAGYYGMCGRSSSPRFLYMWPNAKICVMGGEQAAGVIAQITKQQRQREGKELTAEEEEKIKRPIINTFERESSPYYSSARLWDDGVIDPVDTRLVLGLSLSAALNAPIPDTKFGIFRM